The Proteus vulgaris genome has a segment encoding these proteins:
- the tssO gene encoding TssO, giving the protein MNTPKEKFVIKIAGSPLDIPEFIALKAEFNKLNHPSQPEISWTLIESLSLTLFKTHGIDLQSGIYYTLARLHINGLNGFTEGCELLANIVVSQWDNLWPFQSNHRCDVLNWFNTKAGTLLRQLTFSPSDLRLIYRSERALQLIIDQIAYTDWPKLPKLENLLWFFQNVAKTLEQTTKSTTQKSNNATVKIPPIVYISPSDEIKENNASKPNSITEVVLYDDPPIEKKSISAKKGFLIGLFTSSVIFTVIGVSLYLPMQKELSAITSQPEGAITQWLYQPNISSYANNLILMEKQSPLFALRKSDHMLEVAKKLWPNNADQSYATRQWQNILTTRLENTPIDSSWSDTNKLIQQLSDRIVQQERNRGSFTLSYLKTAIYEIQKSHNKSIPIENKLYEFSQTINKEQAISPALINNLDTDVNGLLARYYFLQKEAEELGLKPYSY; this is encoded by the coding sequence ATGAATACGCCAAAAGAAAAATTTGTGATAAAAATTGCAGGCTCTCCTTTAGATATCCCTGAATTTATCGCATTAAAAGCGGAATTTAATAAACTCAATCATCCTTCTCAGCCTGAGATCAGTTGGACACTTATTGAGTCTCTCTCATTAACGTTATTTAAAACTCACGGTATCGACTTGCAAAGTGGTATATATTACACACTTGCTCGCCTTCATATTAATGGGTTGAATGGTTTTACTGAAGGGTGTGAATTGCTTGCCAATATTGTGGTGAGTCAATGGGATAACCTTTGGCCTTTCCAATCAAATCATCGATGTGATGTATTAAATTGGTTTAATACCAAAGCGGGTACTTTATTACGGCAATTAACCTTTTCTCCTTCTGATTTACGTTTAATTTATCGTTCAGAAAGAGCTCTACAATTAATTATTGATCAAATTGCTTATACAGATTGGCCGAAATTACCAAAGCTAGAAAATTTACTCTGGTTTTTCCAAAATGTAGCAAAAACATTAGAACAAACAACAAAAAGTACAACACAAAAAAGTAACAATGCTACGGTTAAGATCCCCCCTATTGTCTATATCAGCCCATCTGATGAGATAAAGGAAAATAATGCGTCTAAACCTAATTCCATCACCGAAGTTGTTTTATATGACGATCCTCCTATTGAGAAAAAATCAATAAGTGCAAAAAAAGGGTTTCTTATTGGACTATTCACTAGCAGTGTTATTTTTACTGTTATTGGTGTATCGCTATATTTGCCGATGCAAAAAGAGTTATCTGCTATTACATCTCAACCTGAAGGTGCCATTACACAGTGGTTATATCAACCGAATATTAGTTCATACGCAAATAACCTTATTTTAATGGAAAAACAGTCCCCTCTATTTGCCTTAAGAAAATCAGATCATATGCTGGAGGTGGCTAAAAAGCTTTGGCCTAATAATGCTGATCAGTCTTACGCTACACGACAGTGGCAAAATATCCTCACCACGCGATTAGAAAATACACCGATTGACAGTAGTTGGTCTGATACCAATAAATTAATTCAACAACTTTCTGACAGAATTGTTCAGCAAGAACGTAATCGAGGAAGCTTTACTCTTTCTTATTTAAAAACAGCCATTTATGAAATCCAAAAAAGCCATAATAAATCAATTCCTATTGAGAATAAGCTATATGAATTTTCACAAACAATAAATAAAGAACAGGCTATCTCACCTGCTTTAATTAATAATCTTGATACAGACGTTAATGGATTATTAGCACGATATTATTTCCTTCAAAAAGAAGCTGAAGAGTTAGGGTTAAAGCCTTATTCGTATTAA
- the tssP gene encoding TssP, producing MSEIKYLKEKQHLQKLAKIYAQKKPHLAEVLEPDDPQTSYLMEGFAFLSAHLQEKIDDAFPEITLPLLQRLGSQAIKGIPSTSIIQISCEKEINYSYFIPKNSSALGNNNECFSTCRDLYIEPYSLIEKKVTHQPNKSCISLTFKYLGNIENIQSCSLNLFLSPIKNIADTLLLGLTQHFDYIELKHADQSYHGDNATFCFNSQIGKDYPIFPQSENTPKAPQQLLEGLYLPHVHHFINLDIPMIIKQLNWEKSTQFTINIYLNKQISLTKEQCQNCFLLNCIPTVDKEKDHTVIIDFQENKSSYLLPIPNNHYLSSLSEIMLSLEPHEKERGIYCHFYSITELTSASRLLPQYQNSLFYSLTIDKDITGRTFYTVHFYDNKGEGLISPPSLHFSCTYVGFEKYKDNRIGILNAHSENIPDNLLLTNITPLSECFPPIVDDKYYWHLLSHYSANAFMLMSISTIKNMLSDYLIYAELDKQITRKIKHSLEGCIDLKSYTYDYILKGKPHRCLSLTLTIDTNYFENEGDAFIFVSHLYHFFPFCLSENMLLEMKIKFNDNDNVKWFLSPSPLKGYKSLL from the coding sequence ATGAGCGAAATTAAATATTTAAAAGAAAAGCAACATCTACAAAAACTGGCTAAAATCTACGCGCAAAAAAAACCACATTTAGCAGAAGTCTTAGAGCCAGATGATCCACAAACAAGCTATTTAATGGAAGGATTTGCTTTTCTTTCTGCTCACTTACAAGAAAAAATTGATGATGCCTTTCCTGAAATTACACTTCCTCTATTACAACGTTTAGGCTCTCAAGCAATCAAAGGGATACCCTCAACATCCATTATTCAAATTAGCTGTGAAAAGGAGATTAATTACAGTTATTTTATTCCTAAAAATAGCAGTGCATTAGGTAATAATAACGAGTGTTTTTCAACTTGTCGTGATTTATATATTGAGCCTTATTCTCTTATTGAGAAAAAAGTGACACACCAACCCAATAAAAGTTGTATTTCTTTAACATTTAAATATCTTGGTAATATCGAGAATATACAATCTTGCTCGCTAAATTTATTTCTTAGCCCAATCAAGAATATTGCAGATACCTTGTTACTTGGGTTAACACAGCATTTTGACTATATTGAATTAAAACATGCTGATCAAAGTTATCATGGTGATAATGCAACTTTTTGTTTTAACTCTCAAATTGGTAAAGATTATCCTATTTTTCCACAATCAGAAAACACACCGAAAGCGCCACAACAATTATTAGAGGGGTTGTATCTTCCTCATGTTCACCACTTTATTAACTTAGATATTCCAATGATTATCAAGCAGTTAAATTGGGAAAAAAGCACTCAATTTACAATTAATATCTATTTAAATAAGCAAATTTCGCTAACGAAAGAACAATGTCAAAACTGTTTTTTACTTAACTGCATTCCTACCGTTGATAAAGAGAAAGATCATACAGTTATCATTGATTTTCAAGAGAATAAATCATCTTATTTACTGCCTATTCCAAATAACCATTATCTTTCAAGTTTATCTGAAATCATGCTTTCCCTTGAACCGCATGAAAAGGAACGTGGTATTTATTGTCATTTTTATTCAATTACAGAGCTAACATCTGCGTCTCGTCTATTACCTCAATATCAAAACTCTCTTTTTTATTCATTAACTATCGATAAAGATATTACAGGAAGAACATTCTATACTGTTCATTTTTATGATAACAAAGGTGAAGGACTTATCTCCCCACCTAGTTTGCATTTTTCTTGTACCTATGTTGGTTTTGAAAAATATAAAGATAACCGTATTGGTATATTAAATGCACATAGTGAGAATATACCTGATAATTTATTACTCACAAATATAACACCATTATCAGAATGCTTTCCTCCTATTGTTGATGATAAGTATTATTGGCATTTATTATCACATTATAGTGCTAATGCGTTTATGTTAATGTCTATCTCAACAATTAAAAATATGCTGAGTGATTATTTAATATATGCAGAGCTAGATAAACAGATCACGAGAAAAATAAAACATTCACTAGAAGGGTGTATTGATTTAAAGAGTTATACTTATGATTATATCTTAAAAGGGAAACCACATCGTTGCTTATCTTTAACCTTAACTATTGATACTAATTATTTTGAAAATGAAGGAGATGCATTTATTTTTGTTTCTCATCTTTATCATTTTTTTCCATTCTGTTTATCAGAGAATATGCTATTAGAAATGAAAATTAAATTTAATGATAATGATAATGTAAAATGGTTTTTATCACCCTCTCCATTAAAAGGCTATAAGTCACTCTTATGA
- a CDS encoding transcriptional regulator: protein MNSVNIVVAQRIKQKRKQLKITGVEMGRRLGMSQQHYSRLENGHIKITVDQLITIALILGVSPQSLLLHSEIMSPMIKTWSETVLSSRDIVISRDRKRRSLK from the coding sequence ATGAATTCAGTTAATATTGTTGTAGCTCAGAGAATTAAACAAAAAAGAAAGCAGTTAAAAATAACAGGTGTTGAGATGGGACGCAGACTTGGTATGAGTCAACAACACTATTCACGCTTGGAAAATGGCCATATAAAAATAACCGTCGATCAGCTAATTACCATTGCCCTAATATTAGGAGTTTCTCCTCAAAGTTTATTGCTTCATTCCGAAATAATGTCCCCCATGATAAAAACATGGTCTGAAACAGTTTTATCATCAAGAGATATTGTTATATCAAGAGATAGGAAGCGTCGTAGCCTAAAATAA
- a CDS encoding lipase translates to MNDCNKTSSSASLFSTDSTVNVNLSNETGVITHRQVLEPDLGLSEAFEQYKVSYTSCDSVHGEIIREDTGTVFIPKSQAPENGWPVIVWNHGTVGIAPTCAPSLTPKNSRVTQYLNTWLSLGFAIVAPDYPGLGSSGLHHYMDERATAWSSLDSIKAALKVFPLSNNIIFIGHSQGAHAAFASIGYQPEYAPELNVLGVVMTGTPYFSDNLLENFVSDDIREEGDRKLPYAMYLYLSASDKNPDLKVGDYFQEQAIPYVEKAKTLCLSPLSQLIMDNKLNGVNSLKPKFKELLEQESSSLNYRKLLIDKPILIGIGLEDIHVLTCWQQEFAKDVLDAGTDVKVYEYPNIGHLDVYNVSLRHSVPFVFELMKNAQSELNAI, encoded by the coding sequence ATGAATGACTGTAATAAAACATCATCATCTGCCTCTTTATTCTCTACGGATAGCACAGTTAATGTAAATCTCTCTAATGAGACGGGAGTCATTACTCATAGGCAAGTGCTGGAGCCAGATTTGGGATTAAGTGAGGCCTTTGAGCAATACAAAGTTTCTTATACTTCTTGTGATAGTGTGCATGGTGAGATTATCCGTGAAGATACTGGTACTGTTTTCATACCTAAAAGCCAGGCTCCTGAAAACGGATGGCCCGTAATTGTTTGGAACCATGGTACTGTAGGGATTGCTCCGACTTGTGCCCCTTCATTGACGCCTAAAAATAGCCGTGTCACTCAATATTTAAATACTTGGCTATCACTTGGATTTGCAATAGTTGCTCCTGATTACCCGGGATTAGGTTCATCTGGATTGCATCATTATATGGATGAAAGGGCGACGGCATGGAGTTCTTTAGATAGTATAAAAGCGGCCCTTAAAGTATTTCCATTGAGTAATAACATTATTTTTATCGGTCATTCTCAAGGTGCTCACGCAGCATTTGCATCGATAGGTTATCAACCTGAATATGCGCCAGAGTTAAATGTATTGGGTGTAGTAATGACAGGAACACCTTACTTTAGTGACAATTTACTCGAAAATTTTGTTAGCGATGATATCCGTGAGGAAGGTGATAGAAAACTACCTTATGCGATGTACTTATATCTTTCTGCCTCTGATAAAAACCCAGACTTAAAAGTAGGCGATTACTTCCAAGAACAAGCTATTCCCTATGTTGAAAAAGCGAAAACGCTTTGTCTTAGTCCATTAAGTCAGTTAATTATGGATAATAAACTTAATGGTGTTAATAGTTTAAAGCCTAAATTTAAAGAACTGCTAGAACAAGAATCTTCAAGCCTAAATTATAGAAAGCTTCTTATTGATAAGCCCATATTGATTGGAATTGGTTTAGAGGATATTCACGTATTAACTTGTTGGCAACAAGAGTTTGCAAAGGATGTATTGGACGCAGGAACAGATGTAAAGGTATATGAATATCCTAATATTGGGCATTTGGATGTATACAATGTTTCTTTGCGTCATTCGGTACCCTTTGTTTTTGAGTTGATGAAGAATGCGCAGAGTGAACTAAACGCTATTTGA
- the folD gene encoding bifunctional 5,10-methylene-tetrahydrofolate dehydrogenase/ 5,10-methylene-tetrahydrofolate cyclohydrolase, protein MSARIIDGKSIAQTIRSEVAEKVKQRINAGKRAPGLAVILVGDNPASQIYVGSKRRACDEVGFISRSYDLPDTTSEADLLNLIDQLNEDNSIDGILVQLPLPAGIDNVKVLERIHPDKDVDGFHPYNIGRLCQRAPKLRPCTPRGIVTLLERCNIPMNGLNAVIIGASNIVGRPMSLELLLAGCTTTVTHRFTKDLRFHVEHADLVVVAVGKPNFIPGEWIKPGAIVIDVGINRLENGKVVGDVEFEAASQRAGWISPVPGGVGPMTVATLIQNTLQACEEYHDPEIGNN, encoded by the coding sequence ATGTCAGCAAGAATTATAGATGGGAAATCGATTGCGCAGACCATCAGAAGCGAAGTGGCAGAAAAAGTAAAACAACGTATTAATGCAGGAAAACGAGCACCTGGCTTAGCTGTTATTTTAGTGGGTGATAACCCAGCATCACAGATTTATGTCGGAAGTAAGCGCCGTGCTTGTGATGAAGTTGGTTTTATATCTCGCTCTTATGATTTACCAGACACTACCAGTGAAGCGGATTTATTAAACCTTATCGACCAGCTTAATGAAGATAACTCCATTGATGGTATTCTCGTCCAACTCCCCTTACCTGCTGGAATTGATAATGTTAAGGTGTTAGAACGCATTCACCCTGATAAAGATGTGGATGGTTTTCATCCCTATAATATCGGTCGTCTATGCCAGCGAGCACCAAAATTACGCCCTTGTACACCTCGTGGTATTGTCACACTGCTAGAGCGTTGCAATATTCCGATGAATGGTTTAAATGCCGTTATCATTGGTGCATCAAACATTGTGGGTCGCCCAATGAGCTTAGAGCTCTTACTCGCAGGCTGTACAACAACCGTTACTCATCGTTTTACTAAAGATTTGCGTTTTCATGTTGAACACGCTGATTTAGTCGTTGTCGCGGTAGGTAAACCTAATTTTATTCCCGGTGAGTGGATTAAACCTGGAGCCATTGTCATTGATGTCGGTATTAACCGTCTTGAAAATGGTAAAGTAGTGGGAGACGTTGAATTTGAAGCTGCATCACAACGTGCAGGTTGGATTTCACCCGTACCTGGAGGTGTCGGCCCAATGACAGTCGCCACACTGATTCAAAATACTTTACAAGCATGTGAAGAATATCACGACCCTGAAATAGGAAATAACTAA
- the ybcJ gene encoding ribosome-associated protein, producing METFQLDGHDYVELCDLLKLQGWTESGAAAKIVIAEGLVSVDGVVETRKRCKIMDGKVVTFGEFSVSVSK from the coding sequence ATGGAAACATTTCAATTAGATGGACACGACTATGTTGAGCTTTGTGATCTATTAAAACTTCAAGGTTGGACTGAAAGTGGAGCGGCAGCTAAAATTGTCATTGCTGAAGGATTAGTTAGCGTTGATGGTGTAGTTGAAACACGTAAACGCTGTAAAATTATGGATGGGAAAGTGGTCACCTTTGGTGAATTCTCAGTTAGTGTCAGCAAATAA
- the fruK_2 gene encoding 1-phosphofructokinase — translation MKRRVATITLNPAYDLVGLSDPIELGEVNRVKTAGFHAAGKGINVAKVLKSLGVDVTVGGFLGKENQDGFQKEFSDSGIANRFQMVEGRTRINVKLTEPNGKVTDFNFSGFEITKQDWARFVNDTLSWAGQFDMICVSGSVPSSVDLNDFTAWMTRLRSECMCLIFDSSRDAFVAGLKASPWLVKPNHHELEIWAGRPLPELSDVVKAAQALRQQGIAHVVISLGEQGAMWVNASGAWMATPPKCDVVSTVGAGDSMVGGLIYGLMMRQTSEHTLRLATAVSALAVSQTNVGIRDREQLAKMMAEVELTPLKL, via the coding sequence ATGAAACGCAGAGTTGCAACCATCACACTTAACCCTGCTTATGATCTTGTTGGCTTAAGTGATCCTATTGAACTTGGTGAAGTTAATCGTGTTAAAACAGCAGGCTTTCATGCTGCCGGTAAAGGTATTAACGTAGCTAAAGTCTTAAAAAGCCTCGGTGTTGATGTCACTGTTGGCGGTTTTTTAGGCAAAGAAAATCAAGATGGGTTTCAAAAAGAGTTTAGTGATTCAGGTATTGCTAACCGTTTTCAAATGGTTGAAGGCCGTACCCGTATCAATGTGAAACTGACCGAACCAAATGGTAAAGTCACCGATTTTAATTTTTCTGGTTTTGAAATTACAAAACAAGATTGGGCTCGTTTCGTTAATGATACCCTAAGTTGGGCGGGTCAATTTGATATGATCTGTGTCAGTGGCAGTGTACCTTCTAGCGTTGATCTTAATGATTTCACCGCATGGATGACACGTTTACGTAGCGAATGTATGTGTTTGATCTTTGACAGTAGCCGAGATGCTTTTGTCGCAGGATTAAAAGCCTCACCTTGGCTTGTTAAACCAAATCATCATGAGTTAGAGATTTGGGCAGGTAGGCCTTTACCTGAACTCTCTGATGTTGTGAAAGCCGCCCAAGCATTACGTCAACAAGGTATTGCTCACGTTGTAATTTCATTAGGTGAGCAAGGTGCAATGTGGGTAAATGCATCTGGCGCATGGATGGCAACTCCCCCGAAATGCGATGTTGTTAGTACTGTAGGTGCTGGCGACTCAATGGTTGGTGGCCTAATTTATGGACTAATGATGAGGCAAACCAGCGAGCATACTTTACGCCTTGCAACTGCCGTTTCCGCACTTGCCGTAAGTCAGACCAATGTTGGTATTCGTGATCGAGAACAATTGGCAAAAATGATGGCAGAAGTAGAATTAACCCCTCTAAAATTATAA
- the cysS gene encoding cysteinyl-tRNA synthetase — translation MLKIFNTLTRQKEEFKPIHAGKIGMYVCGITIYDLCHIGHGRTFVAFDAITRYLRYLGYDVNYVRNVTDVDDKIIKRAIENNETCEQLTTRMLAEMHKDFDALNIAHPDSEPRATHHIAEIIELTETLIKRGHAYVAENGDVMFAIDTDPDYGLLSRQDLEQLQAGARVEVANVKRNPMDFVLWKMSKPGEPSWKSPWGDGRPGWHIECSAMNGKELGHHFDIHGGGSDLMFPHHENEIAQSTCAHDGPYVNYWMHSGMVMVDKEKMSKSLNNFFTIRDVLAYYDAETVRYFLLSGHYRSQLNYTEENLKQARTALERLYTSLRGTDANAQPVGGETFEAQFIEAMNDDFNTPEAYSVLFDLAREVNRLKSEDMNKANGLAAMLRKLAKVLGLLEQDPEAFLQSRAKADDAGEVEKIEALIQQRNNARKNKDWAAADIARDALTAMGIVLEDGPQGTTWRRNN, via the coding sequence ATGCTAAAGATTTTTAATACTCTCACTCGCCAAAAAGAAGAATTTAAACCTATCCATGCAGGGAAAATAGGTATGTACGTGTGTGGCATCACTATTTATGACCTGTGTCATATTGGTCATGGACGTACATTTGTGGCGTTTGATGCCATAACCCGTTATCTGCGTTATTTAGGCTATGACGTTAATTATGTTCGTAATGTGACGGATGTGGATGATAAAATCATCAAGCGGGCGATTGAGAACAATGAAACGTGTGAGCAATTAACGACTCGTATGCTTGCTGAAATGCACAAAGATTTTGATGCATTAAATATTGCCCACCCTGATTCAGAGCCTCGTGCAACACATCATATTGCTGAAATTATTGAATTAACTGAAACGTTAATCAAACGTGGGCATGCTTATGTTGCTGAAAACGGTGACGTTATGTTTGCGATTGATACGGATCCTGATTATGGCCTACTTTCTCGCCAAGATTTAGAGCAATTGCAAGCTGGTGCTCGTGTTGAGGTGGCGAACGTGAAACGTAATCCAATGGATTTCGTGTTATGGAAAATGTCCAAACCGGGTGAGCCAAGCTGGAAATCTCCATGGGGAGATGGTCGTCCTGGTTGGCATATCGAATGTTCTGCAATGAATGGTAAAGAGCTAGGACATCATTTTGATATTCATGGTGGTGGCTCAGACTTAATGTTCCCTCATCATGAGAATGAAATAGCACAATCAACTTGTGCTCATGATGGCCCTTACGTTAATTACTGGATGCATTCCGGTATGGTGATGGTAGACAAAGAAAAAATGTCTAAGTCACTTAATAACTTTTTCACCATTCGTGATGTATTAGCTTATTACGATGCTGAGACGGTGCGTTATTTCTTATTATCGGGCCATTATCGTAGCCAACTTAACTATACTGAAGAGAACTTAAAGCAGGCACGTACGGCATTAGAGCGCCTCTATACTTCATTACGTGGTACTGATGCAAATGCACAACCTGTAGGGGGAGAAACGTTTGAAGCACAGTTTATTGAGGCTATGAATGATGACTTCAATACACCAGAAGCGTATTCAGTATTATTTGATTTAGCGCGAGAAGTAAATCGCTTAAAAAGCGAGGATATGAATAAAGCTAATGGTTTAGCTGCCATGTTACGCAAATTAGCTAAAGTATTAGGTCTGTTAGAGCAAGATCCGGAAGCCTTTTTACAAAGTCGTGCTAAAGCAGACGATGCTGGTGAGGTTGAAAAAATTGAAGCTTTAATTCAACAACGTAATAATGCACGTAAAAATAAAGATTGGGCTGCTGCCGATATTGCGCGTGATGCGTTAACTGCGATGGGGATTGTCTTAGAAGATGGTCCTCAAGGAACAACTTGGCGTCGTAATAATTAA
- the ppiB gene encoding peptidyl-prolyl cis-trans isomerase B (rotamase B), whose product MVTFHTNYGDIVINTFADKAPATVENFLDYCKEGFYDNTIFHRVINGFMIQGGGFEPGMNQKATKAPVRNEANNGLANNRGTLAMARTNDPHSATAQFFINVADNDFLNFRAENANGWGYCVFAEVVEGMDVVDKIKAVSTGRSGFHQDVPREDIIIKSVTVSE is encoded by the coding sequence ATGGTTACTTTTCATACCAATTACGGCGATATCGTGATTAATACATTTGCAGACAAAGCGCCTGCAACCGTAGAAAATTTTTTAGACTACTGTAAAGAAGGATTCTACGATAACACTATCTTCCACCGTGTCATTAACGGTTTTATGATCCAAGGTGGTGGTTTTGAACCCGGTATGAACCAAAAAGCAACCAAAGCACCTGTTAGAAACGAAGCAAACAATGGACTTGCTAATAACCGTGGTACATTGGCGATGGCTCGTACTAACGATCCACATTCTGCAACGGCTCAATTCTTTATCAACGTTGCAGATAATGATTTCTTAAACTTCCGTGCTGAAAATGCAAATGGTTGGGGATATTGTGTCTTCGCTGAAGTTGTTGAAGGAATGGACGTTGTCGACAAAATTAAAGCGGTTTCTACAGGTCGTAGCGGTTTCCACCAAGATGTTCCTCGTGAAGATATCATCATTAAAAGTGTAACGGTTAGCGAATAA
- the lpxH gene encoding UDP-2,3-diacylglucosamine hydrolase: MCTLFIADLHLSEHEPAITAGFLRFLKEQAIQAKALYILGDFFDFWIGDDDPNPLHQQIAQALMTLKNAGIPVYFIHGNRDFLIGTRFAKESGIILLPQEKVLKIYQHHILILHGDTLCTDDDAYQRYRKKVHNKFIQRLFLLLPLFVRLRIADKMRSRSQHENQYKSDAIMDVNPQAVIDTFKHFNTQWMIHGHTHRPAVHTVHIEGKTYYRGVLGAWHTEGSMFKVTAKKIELIHFPF; encoded by the coding sequence ATGTGTACGCTTTTTATTGCAGACTTACATTTAAGTGAACATGAACCGGCAATCACTGCCGGTTTTCTTCGCTTTTTAAAGGAACAAGCGATTCAGGCCAAAGCGCTTTATATCCTAGGTGATTTTTTTGATTTTTGGATAGGTGATGATGACCCCAATCCTTTACATCAACAAATTGCTCAAGCACTAATGACACTAAAAAATGCGGGTATTCCTGTTTATTTTATTCATGGCAATCGTGATTTTTTAATTGGCACTCGTTTTGCAAAAGAGAGTGGGATCATTCTACTTCCCCAAGAAAAAGTACTCAAAATTTATCAACATCACATCTTAATTTTGCACGGTGATACACTTTGTACAGATGATGATGCTTATCAACGTTATCGTAAAAAAGTACATAATAAATTTATCCAGCGTCTCTTCTTATTGTTACCTCTATTTGTTCGACTGCGTATTGCCGATAAAATGCGTTCGCGTAGTCAACACGAAAACCAATATAAATCTGATGCAATTATGGATGTTAACCCACAAGCGGTGATTGATACCTTTAAACATTTCAATACACAATGGATGATCCACGGACATACACACCGCCCCGCTGTTCATACTGTCCATATTGAAGGTAAAACATACTATCGTGGTGTACTGGGTGCTTGGCATACAGAAGGTTCAATGTTTAAAGTAACCGCTAAAAAAATAGAACTGATTCATTTTCCCTTTTAA
- the purE gene encoding phosphoribosylaminoimidazole carboxylase catalytic subunit produces MSSHVGLNTTYPRIAIVMGSKSDWATMSHAADVLDTLQIPYHVEIVSAHRTPDKLFSFAEKAKSNGFDVIIAGAGGAAHLPGMLAAKTLVPVFGVPVQSATLSGVDSLYSIVQMPKGIPVGTLAIGKAGAANAALLAAQVLALHSPAILDALTAWRTAQTDNVLNNPDPREAL; encoded by the coding sequence ATGTCTTCTCACGTTGGTCTAAATACCACTTACCCTCGTATCGCCATTGTAATGGGTTCCAAAAGTGACTGGGCAACCATGTCTCATGCCGCAGATGTATTAGATACACTACAAATTCCTTACCATGTTGAGATTGTCTCTGCACACCGAACCCCTGATAAGTTATTTAGTTTTGCTGAAAAAGCAAAAAGTAATGGCTTTGATGTCATTATTGCTGGTGCAGGAGGAGCTGCCCATTTACCAGGAATGCTTGCAGCTAAAACGTTAGTACCCGTATTTGGTGTTCCTGTTCAAAGTGCGACATTAAGCGGTGTTGATAGCCTCTATTCAATCGTACAAATGCCAAAAGGTATCCCTGTAGGAACCTTAGCGATTGGTAAAGCAGGGGCTGCCAATGCGGCTTTATTAGCGGCTCAAGTTTTAGCGTTACATTCTCCTGCTATTTTAGATGCATTGACTGCATGGCGCACAGCACAAACCGACAATGTATTAAATAACCCAGATCCAAGAGAGGCACTATGA